A single genomic interval of Musa acuminata AAA Group cultivar baxijiao chromosome BXJ3-4, Cavendish_Baxijiao_AAA, whole genome shotgun sequence harbors:
- the LOC135634936 gene encoding transcription termination factor MTERF15, mitochondrial-like yields MTLINRSPFVSLLFKAFTFIPRRRPADAAVFLSTHSFSAASGAPQSSFMAEYLVSSCGFDPDEAAKASKLLGRIESRHQPDSVLGFFKSHGFDNAQMKRVLSVNPRWLLLDVEKTLAPKFRALLDLGFSCSDITHLVSSNNGVISHKSQTILSKIQLWQGLLGSKDLLMKICKRNRWFLGCSIEKTIQPNIEILRDCGITDQKLSMILRHRPLLITRNAETLKALISRVEGLGVARTSGMFLQTLSVLHCISEKNFKAHLEFFKGFGWSEDDFVAAFRKAPAIVAYSLKSLQRKMEFLVNETRCAPSYLAPRPRIFSMSLEKRLIPRYRILTGLKSRGVHIGNLQMITYMLYTEKKFLEEFVIRHTEFPELIELYNVVPKNRTAL; encoded by the coding sequence ATGACGTTGATTAATAGGTCGCCGTTCGTCTCTCTCTTGTTCAAAGCCTTCACCTTCATCCCTCGCCGTCGTCCGGCCGATGCTGCCGTTTTTCTCTCAACCCATTCTTTTTCCGCCGCCTCCGGGGCTCCACAGAGCAGCTTCATGGCTGAATACCTGGTCAGCTCCTGTGGCTTCGATCCGGATGAGGCGGCCAAGGCCTCGAAGCTCCTTGGCCGCATCGAATCGCGCCATCAGCCTGACTCCGTCCTTGGCTTCTTCAAAAGCCACGGTTTTGATAATGCTCAGATGAAAAGGGTCCTATCTGTCAACCCCCGGTGGCTTCTCCTCGACGTGGAGAAGACTCTGGCCCCAAAGTTCCGAGCTTTGCTGGATCTGGGCTTCTCCTGCTCCGACATTACCCACCTCGTCAGCTCGAATAACGGCGTCATCAGCCACAAATCCCAGACCATCTTGTCCAAGATCCAATTATGGCAAGGCCTCCTCGGGTCCAAAGACTTACTGATGAAGATATGCAAGAGAAACAGGTGGTTTCTCGGGTGTAGCATCGAGAAGACGATCCAGCCTAACATTGAAATTCTAAGGGATTGCGGGATCACGGATCAGAAGCTCTCAATGATCCTACGGCACCGCCCCCTCCTCATAACCCGGAATGCTGAAACCCTGAAGGCGTTAATCAGTCGTGTCGAGGGTTTGGGAGTAGCTCGCACCTCAGGGATGTTCCTCCAGACCCTGAGTGTGCTCCACTGTATCTCCGAGAAGAACTTCAAGGCTCACTTGGAGTTCTTCAAGGGTTTCGGGTGGTCCGAGGATGATTTCGTTGCTGCATTCAGAAAGGCTCCTGctattgtggcatattctttaaagAGTTTGCAGAGAAAGatggagttcttggtaaatgaaACCAGATGCGCTCCGTCTTATCTTGCACCCCGGCCACGGATTTTTTCGATGAGTTTGGAGAAAAGGTTGATTCCAAGGTATCGGATATTGACGGGCCTGAAGTCAAGGGGAGTTCACATCGGTAACCTCCAAATGATCACATACATGTTATATACAGAGAAGAAATTTCTGGAGGAGTTTGTCATCCGCCACACAGAGTTTCCAGAACTCATTGAATTGTATAATGTAGTCCCAAAAAACAGAACTGCTCTTTGA